The Chryseolinea soli genome contains a region encoding:
- a CDS encoding type IV pilin protein, with translation MKLCITRIFRREVQRIASPKLKAFTLTELLVVLVIIGILVLMALPVLMPLISRTRSVEAKQGLKHIYTLEKTHFYEFSKFSNDLDKIGFEQEKLVSEGGKSNYTFEVVTADTKTFVVRATAVVDFDGDGEFNVWEIDENSNLNEVVKD, from the coding sequence ATGAAATTGTGTATCACTCGAATTTTTCGACGAGAAGTTCAAAGAATTGCATCACCCAAGCTTAAAGCGTTTACCCTGACTGAGCTCCTGGTGGTGTTGGTCATTATAGGGATTCTTGTTTTAATGGCGCTGCCGGTGTTGATGCCCCTGATTTCACGAACGCGGAGTGTGGAAGCCAAGCAAGGCCTTAAGCATATCTATACGTTGGAGAAAACGCACTTCTACGAATTTTCCAAATTCTCAAATGACTTGGACAAAATTGGGTTTGAACAAGAGAAATTAGTTTCAGAGGGAGGCAAATCAAACTACACTTTTGAAGTGGTTACCGCCGATACAAAAACATTCGTCGTGCGCGCCACCGCGGTGGTGGATTTTGATGGAGACGGTGAGTTTAATGTTTGGGAGATTGATGAGAATAGCAATTTGAATGAAGTTGTGAAGGATTGA
- a CDS encoding nuclear transport factor 2 family protein, which translates to MKAILLFSLVMVFTCQLHAQNKSVETLKRMNEDWIRSYPSKDSVTLERIFANDFILISPDGNKMTRRDVIRNLRRQEILSVNIDSADVRMLDEKIGVVTAYMTFVFKEANTLKTGRVCYQDIYMQRKKRWVAVAAHVSLLSVH; encoded by the coding sequence ATGAAAGCAATACTCCTCTTTAGCTTGGTCATGGTTTTCACATGCCAGCTTCATGCACAAAACAAATCCGTAGAGACTTTGAAACGGATGAACGAAGACTGGATCCGTTCCTATCCGTCAAAAGATTCGGTCACGCTCGAACGGATCTTTGCCAACGATTTCATATTGATCTCACCCGATGGCAACAAGATGACGCGGCGCGACGTCATTCGCAATTTACGACGGCAAGAAATACTGTCTGTGAACATCGACAGCGCCGACGTGCGCATGCTCGATGAAAAGATCGGTGTGGTCACGGCCTACATGACTTTTGTGTTCAAGGAAGCTAATACGTTAAAGACGGGGAGAGTTTGCTATCAGGATATTTATATGCAAAGAAAGAAACGGTGGGTAGCGGTGGCAGCACATGTGTCGCTTTTGTCGGTTCATTAG
- a CDS encoding winged helix-turn-helix transcriptional regulator, whose product MRKNSSTNAFNEKQLKASCGMAYALNIVGGRWKPAILCRLIYGTMRYGELKKSIEGISERMLVAQLRELEKAQIIERVVYPEVPPRVEYKLTALGHTMRPMLRAMSDWGNMHREKVELVSL is encoded by the coding sequence ATGAGAAAAAACAGCTCAACGAACGCTTTCAACGAAAAACAACTGAAGGCCAGTTGTGGTATGGCGTATGCTCTGAACATCGTGGGAGGACGATGGAAGCCTGCCATCCTTTGCCGGTTGATCTATGGAACCATGCGCTATGGCGAATTGAAAAAATCCATCGAAGGCATTTCCGAACGTATGCTGGTGGCGCAACTGAGAGAATTGGAAAAAGCGCAGATCATCGAGCGCGTGGTCTATCCTGAGGTGCCGCCGCGCGTGGAGTACAAGTTGACAGCACTCGGTCATACCATGCGGCCTATGCTGCGAGCGATGTCGGATTGGGGGAATATGCATCGTGAGAAAGTGGAGCTTGTTTCGTTGTAG
- a CDS encoding SDR family NAD(P)-dependent oxidoreductase, whose product MKKFANKTVLVTGGSRGIGAAITQRLAREGANVAFTYHRSGEKAQAVAAAITKDGGKALAIQANSGVPGDVSDAVNQTVKAFGGIDILVSNAGIYIGKTFEDHTLEEYEEIMSVNVRAVYVAALAAVKHMGAGGRIITIGSNMADNSTGPQTTLYTMSKSALQGFTRGLARDLGPKKITVNLVQPGPVDTDMNPAHTELADFLRSRMALADYGTGDDVAGLVSFLAGDEGKFITGSSLTIDGGFNA is encoded by the coding sequence ATGAAAAAATTTGCAAACAAAACTGTTTTGGTCACTGGCGGCAGTCGCGGCATTGGCGCCGCCATCACACAACGCCTCGCCCGGGAAGGCGCAAACGTAGCCTTCACGTATCATCGCTCCGGCGAAAAAGCGCAAGCCGTTGCCGCTGCGATAACCAAAGACGGTGGCAAAGCCTTGGCCATCCAAGCGAACAGCGGCGTTCCGGGCGACGTATCGGATGCTGTGAACCAAACCGTGAAAGCCTTTGGCGGTATCGATATCCTTGTTAGCAACGCAGGTATTTACATCGGCAAGACCTTTGAAGACCACACGCTGGAAGAATACGAGGAGATCATGTCGGTGAATGTGCGGGCGGTCTACGTTGCCGCCCTGGCCGCGGTGAAACACATGGGCGCCGGTGGACGGATCATCACCATTGGCAGCAACATGGCCGACAACTCGACAGGGCCACAAACCACTTTATATACTATGAGCAAATCCGCACTGCAAGGCTTTACGCGCGGACTGGCCAGAGACCTGGGACCAAAAAAGATCACCGTCAACCTGGTCCAACCCGGCCCCGTGGATACCGACATGAATCCGGCGCACACGGAACTCGCCGACTTCCTAAGAAGTCGCATGGCCCTGGCCGACTACGGCACAGGCGACGATGTTGCCGGGCTGGTCTCTTTTTTGGCGGGCGATGAAGGGAAGTTCATTACGGGCTCATCGCTCACCATCGATGGTGGCTTTAACGCCTGA
- a CDS encoding helix-turn-helix domain-containing protein gives MDLSGMQYQQIPPPAYLKNYVRYFYALETKDQKPSVYTFRTIADGGPGLLFQPHEQGTYTQSDKLLPELFLYGQSTTHVETCLNGTFTTLGVLFYPHALKSVFGLDAHELTDLCLDLNAEAVKQGHRLSEQLAAAATLEARVEALSAYLFFLVQKNSVLTDRKMEHAITQIVQSGGSVSLKALHKELGLSERSVERKFKQYVGLSPKLFARICQFQSSLNQIRNLKHDKLSDIAYENEYADQSHLIRTFREFSGMSPNEYQKQFSTLAKNLPIFPNEDPLVGLVLSYGLQRP, from the coding sequence ATGGACTTATCCGGAATGCAATATCAACAGATACCGCCTCCCGCCTATCTGAAGAATTATGTCCGGTATTTCTATGCCTTGGAAACGAAAGATCAAAAGCCTTCCGTATATACCTTCCGAACCATTGCCGACGGTGGGCCTGGGTTGCTCTTTCAGCCACACGAGCAGGGCACCTACACGCAGAGTGATAAACTGCTTCCCGAGCTTTTTCTATACGGCCAATCCACTACCCACGTGGAGACGTGTCTGAACGGAACATTCACCACTCTTGGTGTTTTATTTTATCCGCATGCGCTGAAATCGGTTTTTGGATTGGATGCACACGAGCTCACCGACCTTTGTCTCGATCTGAATGCCGAGGCCGTCAAACAAGGCCACCGTCTTTCGGAACAACTGGCTGCTGCCGCAACCCTGGAAGCACGGGTGGAGGCGCTCTCCGCGTATTTGTTTTTTCTCGTCCAAAAAAACAGCGTCCTTACCGATCGCAAAATGGAGCATGCGATTACGCAGATCGTGCAGTCGGGTGGTAGCGTGTCGCTGAAAGCGCTTCATAAAGAGCTGGGTCTTTCCGAGCGAAGTGTGGAGCGCAAGTTCAAACAATACGTGGGCCTGTCGCCCAAACTGTTTGCACGCATCTGCCAGTTTCAATCTTCACTCAATCAAATCCGAAACCTCAAGCACGACAAGCTGTCCGACATTGCCTATGAAAACGAGTATGCCGACCAGTCGCACCTGATCCGTACGTTTCGCGAATTCTCGGGCATGTCACCAAACGAATACCAAAAACAATTCAGTACCCTTGCCAAAAATCTCCCCATCTTTCCCAACGAGGATCCACTCGTAGGCTTGGTGCTATCTTACGGATTGCAGCGCCCATAA
- a CDS encoding sensor histidine kinase yields the protein MLKFFELNSIRSRMVSGFLFLTFLILVLSLVSIYIMENTSRVAGIHSKISQLEIYTLSLIKSDNDFFDLEAINEDYFKTRKSHYLKVRDSLNAFIKVELSGLLQDIRRNDYSIQSNLLSLDSTLTLYNRKFDRLEGLVYQKGFKNYGLEGDMRLHAHALEESDVDNHNIVNILNLRRHEKDFFLRHDTTYIDAFQGRYAALHAVLQMGRTNAEAINHLDEYRRIFLQLAAIQKAIGLSGYDGVRSELNTLTSSLSDQYYRLSNYSYDKSLSAQDNGRIFYFITLVGAIFFSLLSGYWISKRLSEPIARLSRLVDDALNSRSEKRTDFTMRNAANEINTLTSSFILLMDQARDQMKDIRGKSKELKTKNKQLRALNRELDNFLYSTAHDLRSPLSSLLGLINLMRYENKDGSLKEYLAMMEKSIHRSEYFISQIVNFSKNKRMKIAPEPIHLDVLIEEIFEQSSFVEGFDRIERRVNINHNHVFYSDKNRVTILFNNLISNAIRYADVTKENSFIEINARISPTEIAIVFGDNGIGIQPEHLDKIFDMFYRADYNSKGTGLGLFIFRETIKRLNGDVRVESQPGVGTNFFLRLPNLYRPVTSDAEAEMLSRMPLESQSN from the coding sequence ATGCTGAAATTCTTCGAACTCAATTCCATACGCAGCCGTATGGTTTCGGGCTTTCTTTTTTTAACGTTCCTCATCCTCGTGCTCTCCCTGGTTTCGATCTACATCATGGAAAACACGAGCCGTGTGGCCGGCATTCACAGCAAGATCAGTCAACTCGAGATCTATACGCTAAGCCTCATCAAATCGGACAATGATTTTTTTGACCTCGAGGCAATCAACGAGGACTATTTCAAGACCCGGAAAAGTCATTACCTGAAAGTTCGCGACAGCCTGAATGCCTTTATTAAAGTCGAGTTGTCGGGCTTGCTGCAAGACATCCGCCGCAACGACTACAGCATCCAAAGCAATCTGCTCTCTCTCGATAGCACGCTGACGCTCTACAACCGGAAGTTCGACCGGTTGGAAGGCCTTGTCTATCAAAAAGGATTCAAGAACTATGGCTTGGAAGGGGACATGCGGCTGCATGCCCACGCGCTGGAGGAGTCGGATGTCGACAACCACAACATTGTGAACATCCTAAACCTGCGTCGGCACGAGAAAGATTTTTTCCTTCGCCACGACACGACCTACATCGATGCATTCCAGGGGCGGTATGCCGCATTACATGCGGTGCTGCAAATGGGCAGAACCAACGCCGAGGCGATCAACCACCTCGATGAATACCGCCGCATCTTCCTCCAGCTTGCGGCCATTCAAAAGGCGATCGGTTTGAGCGGCTACGATGGTGTGCGTAGCGAACTGAATACGCTCACGTCGTCGCTCAGCGACCAGTATTATCGGCTCTCCAATTATTCTTATGACAAATCCCTGAGCGCACAGGACAATGGGAGAATTTTTTATTTCATCACACTAGTGGGCGCCATATTTTTTTCTTTGTTGTCGGGGTATTGGATATCCAAGCGGCTGTCAGAACCCATTGCCCGTTTGTCGCGGTTGGTAGACGACGCGCTCAACTCCCGCAGCGAGAAACGAACCGATTTCACCATGCGCAACGCCGCTAACGAGATCAATACGCTCACCAGCTCGTTCATCCTGTTGATGGATCAGGCCCGCGACCAGATGAAAGACATTCGCGGTAAATCGAAAGAGCTCAAAACGAAAAACAAGCAACTGCGCGCACTGAACCGCGAGCTTGACAATTTTTTATACTCCACTGCTCACGATTTGCGTTCGCCCCTCTCGTCGTTGCTCGGGCTCATCAACCTGATGCGCTACGAGAACAAGGATGGTAGCTTGAAAGAATACCTGGCCATGATGGAGAAGAGCATTCACCGCTCCGAATATTTTATCAGCCAGATCGTGAACTTCTCCAAGAACAAACGCATGAAGATCGCGCCCGAGCCCATCCACCTCGATGTTTTGATCGAGGAGATCTTTGAACAAAGCAGTTTTGTGGAAGGATTCGACCGTATCGAACGGAGGGTGAACATCAATCACAACCACGTTTTCTATTCCGATAAAAACCGCGTCACCATCCTGTTCAACAACCTCATCTCGAACGCCATCCGCTATGCGGACGTCACCAAGGAGAACTCCTTTATCGAGATCAACGCGCGCATTTCTCCCACGGAAATTGCCATCGTCTTTGGCGACAACGGCATTGGCATACAACCCGAACACCTCGATAAAATATTCGACATGTTCTACCGCGCTGACTACAATTCGAAGGGTACGGGTCTGGGGCTTTTTATTTTCAGGGAAACGATTAAACGCCTCAACGGCGACGTGCGCGTGGAGTCACAACCGGGTGTGGGAACAAATTTTTTTCTAAGGCTGCCAAATCTTTATCGGCCCGTTACCTCGGATGCAGAAGCCGAGATGTTGTCGAGAATGCCTTTGGAAAGTCAATCGAATTGA